A window of Roseimicrobium gellanilyticum genomic DNA:
ACCATGATGCGCTGCACGGAGGAGCGAAGTCCTCCGTGTCCCTCGCCCAGGTGGCGGTTGATGTGCTGGAGATTCATCAGCACCGTCGTGGCCGGATTCCCCAGGTCATGCATGATACACTCCAGCAGCACCTGCCTCTTCTCCAGGTCCTTCATCAGGCGGCGACGATTGAGGCTCTGGTCATGCGAGCTCTGCACAAAGGTCTGCTCCTCACGCCAGCGCTCATCCGCCGGCAGGATCATCAGCAGGTCCTCGCTGCCCACGCCACGAATGGCTATCGCTTCAAAGAACCGGCGTGCATTGGCAATGGTCTCCTCCCAGATGCCGGAGCGCAGGGACTCACCCACCCCGCGATCCCAGAACTCCGCACCGATACCGCTGGTGAAGTCTTCAAGAAACAATGAGCGCTCGCGGAACTCCTGCTCCGAGCCGAACGCGATCTCCCACCAGAGGGGCGGTGTATCCAGCAGGCGGAACTCGCCCGTCTTGCCCTCGCGCACCAGCACCACGGCTTCGAGCGCACCCAGCGCCAGGCGGCGCAGTTCATCATCCATGGGACCACCATTCATACCAGTCGCTGGGTTTCATTTTCCGAGCCGCCGCACATGCGACGCGCCAGCAGGTCAAAGGCCTCCGCGACCTGCTCTCCGGTGCGCGCGCTGGTGCTCATCACTTCAATCCCCTCCTCGCGGAAGCGGGCGAGATCCTTGGCTTCCACTTCCCACTCATTCACGAGGTCGTGCTTGTTGATGAGTAGCAGCGAGGGCACTCCGGGGAAACGCGCCATGACTTCCTCACGCTCTGTGCGGATGGTATCCAGCGTCTCCGCACGTGTGCCATCCGCCACATACAGGATGCCCGCGGCCCCCTGCAGGTAGGACTTTCGCACCGACTGGAATTCATCACTCCCCGCGAGGTCCCAGACCATCAGGCGCACCTCCTGCCCATTCGCCACCACGGTGCGCTGGTCAATCTTCACACCCACCGTGGACAGATAGTTATCCGAAAACATGCCGCTGACGAACTGCCTCACGAGGCTCGTCTTCCCCACGGCATAGGCTCCTATCAGGCAAACCTTCTTCTTGATCATCGCTGTGACTTTACCTCCTTCGTGTTCCCTTGCACCTCGATTGCCCGCACGGTGATGCCGGCACCCGAACGGCCCAGGTCTTCGCTAAGCTTGAGCGCCATCCGGCTCTCCTGAATACCCGCTTCGCGCAACAAATCTCTCACTTGCTGCGTGCGCTGGTGCTCCACCTCGCGGTTCGCATCACGGTTGGCCCCAATGAGCGGGTGCGCGATGACCTCGAAGGAAAACTCGTGGCCCAACTCCCTGCCCACGCGATCCACATCGACCACCAGAGCGCGGAGTTCATCCCTCTTCTTCTGGTCCACCACCTGCAGCGTGCCTTCGAAGTACTCCACCGCCGCCGCATCCAGGGCCGAGCGCAGGCGTTCGAGTTCTGCCGCAGAGGCATTGCCCAGGCCAGAGGCGTCCACCTTGAGCCAGCGTGAGAGCGGCTCGATGCGCGCCTTCACCTTCGCGAGGTCCGCCACACTGAGCGCACCACGCAGTGTGACCGCGTCTCCTGCTTCAGAAAAGGTGATGCTCAATCCCTTCGCATCCGCCATCAGACTGCGGAAGAGAGTCTCCACCAGCAGGCGGGTGCGGGCCTTGTCTTCCTCAAGACGACCGGACAAGGCCTTCCCGTCTGCCGTGGCGGAGGCTGCAGCGGTGCCCAGGTCAGCCTGGAGTTTCTCCAAAGAGGCACCCACCTTGCGCCGCTCCTCCTCCAGACGCTCCTCACGCACCTTGGCAAAGGCCGGGTCCATCGAGGTCATCAGCGCGAAATCCAGCTTCACGGTCGCGGGGTCGATGCCGTACCCGGCAAACTTCTCACTGGGCTCCGCAGCGAGCGGATCACGCAGGCCACGCATCGTGCGGTGCGTCTTCCACCAGCCACGCTTCTCCACAGAAGTGATGGCCACGCCCGGACTGGCCCGGAGCGCATCTTCATAGCGGTCCCACTTCGCCTGCTCACGAGCACTGGCCACCAGCCATGCGGTGACACCGGCTGCGACAAGACCCAGGAACAACCACGCGCGCCACATCCCGCCGCCACCACCTCCACTCTCGGACGACTCGGCACGATTCTCCACCAGCGCGCGGCGCAGAATGGGGCGCTCGGGCTCCAGCTCGGCGGTGTTTCCGGAAAAGTTCTCCAGCTTCCCACCCAAGCGCGCATGCAGCTCCTCCAGCAGTGCCTTGAGCTGCTCCCGCACAGAGGCTGGCGGCACACCATGCACCACGGCAGCGAGCACCAGCGACGGTCCTGCCTCGATGAGCACCTCGCGATCTCCAAAGACAAAGCCATCCAGCTCGGAGGCATCCTCATCACCTTCCGTGCCCGGCTTGCCGAAGGAATCCTTCACAAAGCTGCGAATCGCGGTGAACATGCCGGAG
This region includes:
- a CDS encoding sensor histidine kinase, which translates into the protein MNGGPMDDELRRLALGALEAVVLVREGKTGEFRLLDTPPLWWEIAFGSEQEFRERSLFLEDFTSGIGAEFWDRGVGESLRSGIWEETIANARRFFEAIAIRGVGSEDLLMILPADERWREEQTFVQSSHDQSLNRRRLMKDLEKRQVLLECIMHDLGNPATTVLMNLQHINRHLGEGHGGLRSSVQRIMVQAERQRKLIRVIAEAFATDLDSAGDLDGPDAPDLVAVGAETAAALAAQAAEAGVSLCPFFGPSLPVAAEKLTLSRVIENLLVNAIRHSKEGGTVGIYFEKEGRMGVCRVEDQGTGIETHLQERLFQPFVQGSKNAGQSGLGLYFCRLSVEKWGGSIHAWNRKGDRGACFEFRIPLAGKETS
- a CDS encoding Rab family GTPase, coding for MIKKKVCLIGAYAVGKTSLVRQFVSGMFSDNYLSTVGVKIDQRTVVANGQEVRLMVWDLAGSDEFQSVRKSYLQGAAGILYVADGTRAETLDTIRTEREEVMARFPGVPSLLLINKHDLVNEWEVEAKDLARFREEGIEVMSTSARTGEQVAEAFDLLARRMCGGSENETQRLV